One Numenius arquata unplaced genomic scaffold, bNumArq3.hap1.1 HAP1_SCAFFOLD_663, whole genome shotgun sequence genomic window, gtgggagctctctcactctctcactccgttgctaacaaggactctcttgctaataaggactctagctccgcggtgcctgcgtcccctgcttgcctgcctctgcccgctgcttcagaggttccctgatccatgaggtattgagattaaatttgttctttgcccttaatccatggttttgtggttgttcctgcgtcctgcctgcattggctcacacattTGGCATAGTTGGCAGCTACAGGAACACCTatgccatggctgataaaaaGGTTGGGGACTGGGGAAGCCACTACGGTGACTCCCCCTATTCCGGGATGGCCCAGAACGGAGCACTGGACCCCCGTGGCTACTTTCTTGGCTAAATTGTCTCCGCCagaggcatggcctgaaatagatgacAGGGCGGTGATTACCCCCCAGAGTATTGAAATGGCTATGCATGGGTTGCTGTGGAAAGTGGCGTCAGATTCTTCTCGCAAATTAGCAGGTAGATTGGGGTGGCTGTTAGCTACCGGACTAAGAGCTCTTGACTGTGAAGTTATTGCATTGCATAGTAAAGCGAGAggattggaaaagaaaaacaggagtttacaagatgcaaaggtgattgcacaagaagtaattacgGTTCAAGCAGAGCAGTGCTCTGAGATGCAAGAAAATATAGACTGGTTGGTAGCGTGTATTGTTAATAAGAAAAGGGACAAATACGGGAAAAGTAAGCTTTTGATTTCCCAAGTTCGTGCTCTCACTACAAAACAGTCATGGGATCCCaaggaatgggatgaaaatatttggagggagtcctcagactctgagactgagtttgaatttgatccggGCTAAAAAAGCGCTGAGGTGGTGGAAGCACAACCCCTCATACAAATGGGGGGGAGCAGGAATGAGcagacagaggagtgcagatgactagtacttacactctgaaagagttaagggaattttcAGAGATCTATCAGCAAAAGACGGGGAGGCATACTGTCATGCAGtttgcaagcatgggatagtggagctgcttctatccctttatcagtgagtgaaaaagattttctaagccctagagccattgatgatcagacagaacaaggatatgctcagctgcaaaatgtcagaggtcctgacaggcgagacattattgccccgatgtcgtatcagtggttgtgtgtagcagttttagcagcatatacagaacctgttgaattagtgtcgtccctcggaaactggtgtataatggaggaaggtattaatttggtgcagcagatgagggTGGCTCATGTGTTGGTTACAGGATCCAATCCGGACAGTGtagcagtgacaaaaagtatcaaaatgcagtttttgagaggagcatctgcctcactaaaccccgtgattataccagcagtgacaaatgctgtGGGTAATGCAGGCaccctagcaaataccttgagggaaactggggctgtgattttgGGACCCTCGGTGTGGGTGGTGAGTAAAGGAGgggcagcaaaatggaaaggagttacagcacgggtgacaaggaaacaaatgtggaatggTTTTGTACAAGCCGGTATCCCCAAACCAGGGATagatgggatcacaacatcagaaatgttttcctggTGGCAAAAGTTAGCGTTTACGCAAAAAAGctgaccacccccagccccaccaccaactcctcggcccccctccaccccgcctgacacctcagtgcaagatgtcgcccggcaacaaaagcaatatactttatAAGTATTGCCTCAGGGGtacaaactcagtccctccatttgccacctgatgatagcagctgatttagcagtgtggtcgggtacagttactgtttatcattatattgatgatcatttgattatggcagagtcacaagaagaaaatgaagcagctgCCGAATTGCTAAAAGTCCATTTGCAGGACCGAGGTTGGGCAAATAAtctaaagaaaatacagggccctaGTGCTACTCTTCagtttttgggaatagtttgTCATGGACcgatcagaaaaataccaaatcaggtacagcaaacaaGGCAGCCATTTCTtgtaccaatcacagtaaaacagtcacagacctttggaggacttttagGGTATGAACTTTTATGACTTTTagggttccctgatccatgaggtattgaggttaaatttgttctttgcccttaatccatggttttgtggttgttcctgcgtcctgcctgtaTCAGCTCACACAGTCTAAATAACACAGCACTACAATATAACACAAGGTTTTTATCTTGACTATATATCACAGAATTGCATTgtgggagaagatcaggtttgagaacACCTGAGAAACCATGGGATACAATGAGATACATCCCAAGGTCCTGAGGAAAATGGCTGATGTAGTTACCAAGTCACTCTCCATCACAttcaaaaagtcatggcagtcaggtgaagtccccccgtgactggaaaaaagggaaacatcacacCAATTTTGACAAAGGGTAAAAAGGGATCCCCCTGGGATCATCCCCATGCCTGTTAAGATCATAGAACATATCCTCCTAGAAGATATGTCAAAATGTATGGACGTCaaggaggtgattagagacagccaacatggcttcaccaagggcaaatcacatCTGGCAACTGTAGTGACCTTTTATGACAGAGTAACTGCATCAGTTGACAAGGGAAGAACTACGGATgacatctacctggacttctgtgagGCCTTTGATATGGTCCCGCCACAACATTCCTACCTCTAAAATGGAGAGATATAGATTTGACAGGTGGGCTATTagatgacagaatcatagaatatctcaagttgggaTCGACCTCCCCCaaggaggaactggctggatggccatgtcCAAAGAGTTACAAACAACAGCAAGATTACACATCAAGTTACAGTCTTGACAAGATTTGTATCACCTATTCCTAGCTATATGAAGCAAAAACAATTATACCACTCATTAACATTGGGTTCTCTTTTTACTCACAcaagaaaaaaggtacttttggagttattattatttttttaatattcttgtttCCCACTACTGACTGTAGCACCACCCTCCAGAGATGAATTTAAAAAGCGAAAAATACTTTGCAATCTAAGTTTTCCTACATTTCCTATAGAATCTGACCTCACATATGGTGCTCACTTACACACTCACGCTCTAGTTGCTAGTGCTATAAACACATGGGTGTCTGACCCCTAGACCCAGTCCAGTTGCTGGCATCCAGATCATCACTCTCTGCAGTTGGTGGCACTGTGGCACAGGCTTCTGGCCTGTGTCCAACTCCTGTGGCTGGCAATTGATTTCACTAATTTCTGTCTTTCCAGTTGCTGGCACTGAGACACGTGGACCCTCTGACCTGTGGTCTAACTCCGATTGCTGGCACTTAAAACTGAatacacacatgtacacaaaGAATAGACTTCCCCACCCAGGGAAAGAGTTAGAGTTGGAATTTAGTAAGAAGATAGAACAGATTGCACTGATGAGGTGCAGGGCATGGCCACACCAGCATGCTGACCAGTCCTTGTTTACATGCAACTGGCCCTTTTTATCCCCTTATCACTCTGTTTTCATACACATATTCTTCCCCAAGTCACCTAGGTACACCACTTTCTCTGCCTCTGGTTCCTCCACTAGACATCCCAGAATAAGTCCTGTGCAATCCCAAAATGCGGGTCCCCTGCATCCCATAATGTGTCCCATAGCCTTAGGCAATAATTCCCATTGGCCCAAAAAGCACAACCTCTTTGGCTCCCCTTCACTCATTGTGATGGGTTTCACACCTGGAATGGATCTGTTGAAGTCTCCTGTGAAAGCCCTGAGAGGACCCTGGGTAGGATGTTCCCTCTTCCGAGCCTGTAATTTTGGTTCCCCTACCTTCCATTTcacctctgtgctcctctgtCCTTGCGGAGATGGACCACTGCTGGGCTGATAGTTTTCCCTGTGATGGGCCTGGGAGCTGCTAGGGCAGAGTATTATTTGGCATCCCCTCCTGccattgtgctgctttgtggataTGTGGATGTGGTTTTTATCACAAAACCTAGAAAAAGCAACCAGTGAATCCCAATAAGTCATTTACTCCTCAGCCCATGTTTTAAAGAACGTGTATTTGAAATATCCAGCTTATACGTTACACAAATTGCAGTTTCTTTAGAATTCTGCCTAATGCTGCTttcacatctttatttttcaggctGTAGATGATGGGATTCAGCATGGGGGTTAAGATGCTGTATTGCATCGACAGCACTTGATCTAGAATGATTGATGAGACTGATTTGGGTTTTGTGTATTGGAACAGAGCAGTTATGTAGAGTAACCCCACTACAATGAAGTGGGAGCTGCAAGTGGAGAAAGCTTTGTGCCTCCCTTCGGCAGACCGTATTTTCAAGACACTGGCAATGATACAGATATAGGAGATGAGAGTGAGCAAAAAGGAGCTGGACCCAAAGattacagcagaaaaaagaagaatgagtTTACTGAGAAAGGTTCTACTGCAAGCTGCAGACAGGAGAGGGGGCAGCTCGCAGCTGAAATGTCTGATTTCTGTGTGCCCACAGAATTGAATATTTAACACAGGAATTGTGTTTAAAACAGAATATAAGAGACCCATTGCCCATGCACTACCCACCAGCTGATAACAGAAATCTTTGCTCATAGCCTCTTGATACTTCAGCGGATTACAGATGGCCACATATCGGTCATATGCCATTACTGAAAGCATAAAAACTTCACACCCAGCTGAGAGGAATATGAAGAACATTTGAGTCATACAAGCATTGACAGCAATGGTTACACTTCCTTTCACAAGGAAATTTACCAGCATCTTTGGAATAACAGCGGTGGCGTAACAGATGTCAACAAGTgctaaatgaaagaggaaaaagtacaTAGGAGAGTGAAGGTGGAGATCAGTCCTTATGACCATCATGATTATTGTATTTCCTAATAAAATGACtagataaataattaaaaacacagtGAATAGGAGGCTTTGAAGGAGTGGATCTCTTGTAAGTCCCAAGAGAAGAAAATCAGTTCCACTTGTTTGGTTTTCCATTTACTCTATGTAACCTGAAGGGGAGAGAAATGCATGATGTTAGCACTGGAATCAGAATAGACAAAATCCTATTAATTGTCTCGCAGGTATGACATCAATGTGGAGTAAAGAAAGGAGATTTCAGTCCACATTAGAAAGCAGAGAGGGGTTGGAAGAGGCATGCAGAAAGCGGTTGAAATAGGCCTTTTTCTCCGTTGAGCCCAACTGGCACTTCCTGTTCCTATTAATTTTATCCTCTTACTAGGGCCTTTGCGATTCTACAAAGGAGTGAAGTCTTGAAAGCTGAGACTGAGACTGAAAACATGCTTCTCTGATTTGTAGTTTGTCTTCCTCCTGACAATCCAGAATTACGAATTAGGCTACCTATCACCAAGCATGGGGAGATGATAGGAATTCCAGTAAGTCTGTGCAATGCTTTATGTGCTCACTTAGAATTTCAGTCCTGCACAAACTTTGACTTAAAGGCTCCTCCGTTTCTCAGGAATTCTACTATTTAGCATTTTTCTTATTCTGCTAAGGGTCCCAAGTTCCCACAGCATATGCCTTCAGCATAACCCCTGTAGATGCAGAGGTCTGTGAGAGACATATATATATTGACATGTTCTGGTCCTGCATGTCAAACTATGGCAAATGGGAGTTTGTGGATGGAATGTTTTGGTTGGGACAAGAGATAGGGTGCtgttaagtggggtttttttaattttagttttatgATAATTCTGCTCAAATATTTGGGTTTCAAAGCAGAGAACACTCATGAGAGAATTTGTGTACAAACATGCCATTCTGAACTAGGTCCCTTAATAcctttttcagtaaaatgaagaGAATTATGTAGGGAAAAAGCACTAAGAGTCCCAAGCATAGTACTCTCCTAACCTGTGATTATTAGTCACTTGAGAGATGTCTAACACAGATGTGAAGCATTTCAAATACGTAGGTGTTCATAGCTCTGAATGCATAACTAAGTTATCTCAGTTATGGAATTACATAGAATATCATCGCAAATTGTTCCATGCACTTACTAAGCATAATGTCGCAGGAGGTAGAACTGTAGTTTGCAGGAGTTTCCTTCCACATTTGCCGTGGGTTTCACACTCTGAAAAGCTGGCTAACTAACTCCATGGTTCAAGCAGAATCAGATCCAGCATGTCACATGTATGGGCACCCAAGGCAAGTAGGAGTAAGCATGGATTGATCTGGAAAGGATCATGGGACTATAAAAAGTGAAGGTTACCACAGGGTGAAATATGATATTCTACAAcagagcacagattttttttttttatttaagtaattacCTATTTCTTGGGTTCTTCTGCTTCCAGCACATAAGTCTGCAAATGAGAAAATCATTGATTTTCAGAAAGTCTTGCTACCTTAACTTGATCTTAGTTATAAACAAGTTTTCCTATTTCTGACTTTTTTAAAACTTAGATTTAAGGAAATATGGTCACCTCCAGTAGGTGACTCATGTCAGTTAGCATTAAAGATACTGGAAGTGAATAAACATCTGGAAATGTTTTTCTACCTCAATTTACAATACAGTTACATTTAAACTTAGCTGTAGTTGAATCCATCCATGTTTTAATAAGTAaagttgttctgttttttctttaaattgttttcttaagggcttaattttgttattttttaaaaactagatGAACTTAttccattaaataaaataaaattaaaaaaaaagtacgaTGCTATCCACAAAGAAAAGTAGTCTGGCCAAAATATAGCACCTTTGGTTTAACTTTTTCAACCAAAAAAGATCTGTGGAAATACCCTGGTGTGAGCTATGGAAATATGCTggtgtgtattttaaaagtacgACAGGGTTAAATGGAAAGGGATTTGGCTACATTTATAATGTCATAGACTGcccacttctgcttttttctgtatATGTGCAAGCATGATTCTGCACTGTCTTGTCTTGACCCCAAGAAATCCACACTAACTTAAAATTCTTGCAAAATCTACATTCACTGAGTTATTTTGTTTAGAAGTTGTGTACTCACCAAGGAAAGaatagtttcttctttttcttaagatGTCATTAAGTATTTGCTACttatcctttctctctgcaaatgTGTATTGGAAAGTGTTGAATGAGTTTATTAGTACAAAGCAGCATAATGAGTTCCAAAATTAactataaataagaataaaataacaaTGGAATTTATCTACACCCAACATGCATATCTAGAACAGGTTATAATTGAAATGCGGGTAAGCTGATTAAGTATATCAACAGATATATTGATAGATAAATAAGGAAATTCATTATAGATATCTGAGTTTGAACCATTCAAtacttattttctgtcttctcttaaTTGATCtgtttagacaaaaaaaaattagtaaatattttcaaagttataACACTACAATATTTAAagctctcttcttctccaagctgTGTCactattcttttattcttttcctctcaGTTCACCTTTAAGCCAAAAATTTTACACAAAAATGTGGAAGTTTACCACCAGGAGAAAAGACTTCTCCATGTTGCTCTTGTCTGCTGAGGAGGAGGTCAACCCATCTCTTTCTCCTTATTGCTTATATCCTTTCGTATTCTTAACTCAGCCTTAATTCTAAAACCAAAATATATTCTTACTATCTCTGTGGCATGCGAAAGAAAAGTATTATGGAACAGGAAAGCATTTTACAAGAGACAGGATAATAGTTTACTATTACTATTTTGTTTCTTCTATCCCCAGAGTTGTGTTTTAACCGAGCGTGGCTTTCACATACGCTGACCTTGAAGAATGCAGCATCCCCCCCAGCTTTCATGTGATGCCCAAGGAATAACACAAGGGATGCTGAAAAGaggaactttttaaaaagtcatactGTAAGTATCCACTGATACTTCAGCGGAAATTGAAATAAGTGGTTGATTTATTGGCACTAAAgttaaaactaaattattttatttgctacaACTTTTGAGATGAGCATGAAATTGAGAATTCTTTTATGATTGGTCTCTCATCTAAGAGATGGGCTTTGTTCTCCTAATGTTAAGTAGCTACAATGTCAATAACAACTGAGCAGTTGGCTAATGTCCTTACGttaacaaagagaaaaaggcatcTGTAGAGAGCAATTTACTGCCCTATCAGGAAACTATACttttgaacactttttttccttcatactcagtataaaagcaATTGTAATATCTACCTGAGCCATCTGTCCAAATCAGAACAAGTAAATCCTACGAGAAAGAACTGCAGTGAAATAAGGTAACATAGCTTTCTTACCTTCCATCAGGTAAGTTCATTCTACTCTTATCTTTTATTAGAAGGCAGTTCCATTGAACTCCCTGGAGTCATGTGATTTCTGTCTTGTGGGATCAAGGTAGATACTACTAATCATTCATCCTGTTGCATAGGCCTTATAACTGTAGTCTGACAGATGACTATGGGTTGAGGAAAGTTTAACTGAGCGAGCAAGTCACTTATGTAGAATTACTTTCTGGAGAAATTGTATTAATTTTTGagcactttttttcctcaggttcAGCACCCATTCCACAAGAATTCATCTTACTTGATTTTAGTGAGAATGAGCTGAGTAAAAGTAGATTTGTTATCTGTTCTCTCTCATTAGTCAGAAGAGAGAGTGATGGACCTAAAAAGATTAAAGACAGTGTATCACTATATTTGTATCACTTCAGGTTTATCTCTTACCATACTTTTCCCTAGGAAATAATTTTGACCATTTTCAAAGACAGGGAACTGTATTAGAGAGTCCTTTGTCCTGAGTAGATATTATAGCTGACATTCTTATGGTACCTCAGGAAATGAAGTTCCATGTAATGCCTTTAATTCATCAGACAGGTTCAGTTCCATTAGATTTTATTCATGTGATAAGCTGTTACTCTTGCAGATCGTAACACCATTATTTGTCATATTGTAACTACTCAGATATATTGGAGAAGTGGTAGAATCCATTCCTATTTTACCCGTAGCACGTTTATAATgcctttcttaaaataaagtaaGTTTGTGTAGATGGACCTACTAGTAAGGGTTGAAACTATACATATATTGTATAGCCAGAAACCCATACAATAGGTGAAGTTACCAAGAGGCAAAATTTAGGGAAATGAACCAGACACCTAAAAATAGGTGGACAGCTGAATTTGAGATACCTAGGGTATCCTTTCTCATCTTAAATTGCATTTCAGAAGTATGGGAATACGTTGGTCCTGTGTTATGCTGCTAGCTCTTTGCAGTTATTTTGGATACCTTTGGACATATGGGCATTAGGTCCAATGTCATTAGACACTTATGCTGAAACGTCTTAATTAGTCCCCTAAAATTAATAACCATTCCCAAATATTTGATCTCCAAATAGAAAGTCTATAAAGAGACAGCACATTTCATTGGAGTACCAGTATTCAagatcttcattaatgacctaaaTGACGGAATAAATGCAGCTTATGTTTTCATACACCAACAATATTCTAGGTAGAATAGCAGAAAGCACCTGGGGCAAAACTTTGCATTCTAATTAGTTATTACAACATgggatgaaaaaaaggttctgtaTGCACCAACAAGCAGTTCAATAAGCGAACGCATAGATAAGACCAATTCAGTGCAGAAATACCGAAAAGGGAACAACACCTTATGCAAAAGTTCTGAAGAAAATCTGGTTTTCCAAGATCCCTGGACATAATGCTTCTGTGGCAAACCATCATTAGTGAATAAATTAGAGTATAGTCTGTAAATTGTTCTTTTCTACTAACAAGTCAATTAGAAAGACAATCCAGCAAAAAGCAACATAGTTATTggagaatttttaaaacataacctAAAAGAAAAGATTAAGTGGACTGGTCATGTTTATTTTAGGAGTATGAAGAGCAAACCAACAGTTTCTTATGTACATAACAGCCAGTTGCAGAAATGAAAGTAATCCTCTGCTTCATGttccacaggaaaagaaatacaagatAATGGATTTATTTCAGCAGTAGAATTTGAGGTTACATATTAAGAAAAACTTACTGAATAGTAAGGTTCATTAAGCAATGGAGTATACTGCATAATtaggctgaaaaataaattccaatacctttttttttttaatagtagttaACCACATACCTAGCAAGAATTACAGGAATGTGCTTCTACTAGGCAGTCTAGAGCAGACTTCTCAAAGTTCTTTTCCAGccttaatttatgtatttatgtaactCTATTATTAATAGAAATGTAAGTGCCATGAGATTCATCCTCCTCTTTCAAAAGTTATTAACTAAATGTAAATCCTATAAGGAAGTCACGAAAAGTattatgaaacaaaacacagattcCTAATGAATTAGATATGGTTTTTAAAGCATGAGTGACACAGTTCCAGGCAGCTTTGAAAGCAGCACTGCTCAACTGTCATACTTAGGTAGAAGGCACATTTTCAGCTGACATGATTGTATTTCTTCTGCTGAATTCTGCCACAGTAAAATTCTAGCTTGAGCTACATTATCAGTAAGCAATTGAGGCAGTACTCAGATCCTCATCTGGTATCAGATTAATTTTGTACATCTGAAGTAGCTTTCAATGCTCCCATTACATTGGCAGCAGTCTGGCCAACTTGGTGGGCAGGcattaaactgaaggacttggaaGGCTAGGTCTAAAGTGTCAATGCTCACACCATTGCAACCAACCAGGGCcaaccagagcagtgacaaatgttccttagctgcTTCCCGAGATGAGAACCAGAAGACCAATGACCTCAAGTGTATGTATAGTAATGCACGCAGCCTGGGGttaaacaggaggaactggagatcAGCACCCAGTCAGAAAGTTATGATAAGGAGTAACTGAAAAATGATGGGacaactcacatgactggaggaCCATGATGGATGACTATAGGCTGTTTCATGAAGACCTGCAGGGAATAAAAGGAGAAGGAGTCACGCGCTATGTTAAGGAGAACATTGAATGTATAGAAGTCAGCTATGGTGATTGTGGAAGTCCTATTgaatgcctctgggtcaagatTAGAAGGGTGGTCTCCAAGGAGGATCTCACAGTAGGCGTCTGCTATCAGCCTCCAAACCAGGATGATTAGGTCAATGAAGCAATATTTGGGTCACTTAAGAAAGCTTCATGTCAACAGAACCTGTTTCTTACGGGTGCCTTCAACTACCTAGACATTCGttggaagaacaa contains:
- the LOC141478811 gene encoding olfactory receptor 5V1-like; this translates as MENQTSGTDFLLLGLTRDPLLQSLLFTVFLIIYLVILLGNTIIMMVIRTDLHLHSPMYFFLFHLALVDICYATAVIPKMLVNFLVKGSVTIAVNACMTQMFFIFLSAGCEVFMLSVMAYDRYVAICNPLKYQEAMSKDFCYQLVGSAWAMGLLYSVLNTIPVLNIQFCGHTEIRHFSCELPPLLSAACSRTFLSKLILLFSAVIFGSSSFLLTLISYICIIASVLKIRSAEGRHKAFSTCSSHFIVVGLLYITALFQYTKPKSVSSIILDQVLSMQYSILTPMLNPIIYSLKNKDVKAALGRILKKLQFV